The following coding sequences are from one Vicugna pacos chromosome 19, VicPac4, whole genome shotgun sequence window:
- the MC3R gene encoding melanocortin receptor 3 — protein MNASGCPLSAQPTLPNGPGHPATPSVSNQSGGGLCEQVFIKPEVFLALGIVSLMENILVILAVVRNGNLHSPMYFFLCSLAVADMLVSVSNALETIMIAVVNSDYLTFEDQFVQHMDNVFDSMICISLVASICNLLAIAVDRYVTIFYALRYHSIMTVRKALALIAAIWVCCGVCGVVFIVYSESKMVIVCLITMFLTMLLLMGTLYVHMFLFARLHVKRIAALPPAGGVAPQQHSCMKGAVTITILLGVFIFCWAPFFLHLVLIITCPTNPYCVCYTAHFNTYLVLIMCNSVIDPLIYAFRSLELRNTFKEILCSCSGMNVG, from the coding sequence ATGAACGCTTCTGGCTGCCCGCTCTCTGCTCAACCCACGCTGCCTAATGGCCCGGGGCACCCCGCAACCCCTTCCGTCAGCAACCAGAGCGGCGGCGGGCTCTGCGAGCAGGTCTTCATCAAGCCGGAGGTCTTCCTGGCCCTGGGCATCGTCAGCCTGATGGAGAACATCCTGGTCATCCTGGCTGTGGTCAGGAACGGCAACCTGCACtcgcccatgtacttcttcctctgcAGCCTGGCGGTGGCCGACATGCTAGTGAGCGTGTCCAACGCCCTGGAGACCATCATGATCGCCGTGGTCAACAGCGACTACCTAACCTTCGAGGACCAGTTCGTCCAGCACATGGACAACGTCTTCGACTCCATGATCTGCATCTCCCTGGTGGCCTCCATCTGCAACCTCCTGGCCATCGCGGTGGACAGGTACGTCACCATCTTCTACGCGCTGCGCTACCACAGCATCATGACGGTGCGTAAGGCCCTGGCGCTGATCGCGGCCATCTGGGTGTGCTGCGGCGTCTGCGGCGTGGTGTTCATCGTCTACTCCGAGAGCAAGATGGTCATCGTGTGCCTCATCACCATGTTCCTCACCATGCTGCTCCTCATGGGCACCCTCTACGTGCACATGTTCCTCTTCGCCCGGCTGCACGTCAAGCGCATCGCCGCGCTGCCGCCCGCCGGCGGGGTGGCCCCGCAGCAGCACTCGTGCATGAAGGGGGCGGTCACCATCACCATCCTGCTGGGGGTATTTATCTTCTGCTGGGCTCCCTTCTTTCTCCACCTCGTCCTCATCATCACCTGCCCCACCAACCCCTACTGTGTCTGCTACACTGCCCACTTCAACACCTACCTGGTCCTCATCATGTGCAACTCTGTCATAGACCCCCTGATCTACGCCTTCCGGAGCCTGGAACTGCGCAACACGTTTAAGGAGATCCTCTGCAGCTGCAGCGGCATGAACGTGGGGTAG